ATGGTGATAAGTTTCACTTGTACTACAAAGGCGAACGTATGGGGGAGCGCACTACTGCTGGCGGCAGAGAGATCCGTTGGGGAGTAGCCATTGCAGATAATCCCCAAGGTCCCTACATTAAGTCTGAGTCTAACCCCATCACCCAAAGTGGCCATGAGTTAGCCATATGGAATTACCGAGACGGCGTCGCTATGATCTCTTGTAAAGATGGGCCAGAGCAGGGCACTATGCAATATTCAAATGATGGGATTAACTTTGAAATTATGTCGTATATTCGCGAAGTGCCAGATGCCATAGGTACAGTCATGTCACTTGATGGTGATAAATACCCTGGGGCGGCCCTTGAATGGGGATTATCACACGAGTACCACATTCCTGAAGGTAAGCAATGGTTCGAAGGCTATAACTATATCACTAAGTTTACTTTCAAACCTAACAGAGGCTCAAAACGAAGTGAGTCTGTTATGGTTCAAAAGGAAAAAGATTAACCATTATTCCATCAGCGTTTGCAAATATTCAGCATGACTCGGTAAGATATTAACTTGCGCACCGATTGATTGGTTTACAGATTGAAAAAACGCTAAGGCTTGTTCTTTTGAACAGGCCTTATTCTTTTGCGACAGATTACTGGGAAACACATTTTGCCCAGTTAATACTTGTAACCAGCTTTGGTACGGGAAAATGCAGCCATTACTTAAGGTAATTTGACCAGTGGTATCGTACTGTTGCAATTTATTGTGTAAGGAATGGGGTATCTCCATCTGCTGGCAATATCGCCAAAATTCAGAATCATTCCGTTTTGTGGTGCAATAATGCATTAATAAAAAATCTCTTATTTCTTCCGCATCCTGTTGATACTCTTTATTAAACTTATCTTTTATCAGCTCTTTGTTAGCGGGAGAGAGTAACGCATCTTTTAAAGCAAAAGCATGTTTTTGGATCATATGAATACTTGTAGATTCTAGTGGTTCAAAAAATCCACTGGACAAGCCAATTGCAATACTATTTTTAAACCATGGCTGTTTTAAGTGGCCGGTGTCGAATTTTATTTCCTTAGCATCAGTGATTATTTTTTCCTTTTCTAACGCTCGTTCTAATTCACTTAACGTTTGTTCATAGGTAGAAAACTCACTGGCATAAACATAACCATTACCACGTCTATTTTGTAATGGTATTTGCCATCTCCATCCGTTTTTCATTGCAGTAGAACGGGTATAAGGAACAGGGACTTCATCAGATTGCGTTTGAATTGCAATGGCAGAATCGCAAGGTAAATATTGCTTGTATGAAATAAATGGAACTTTAAGCGCATGTTTATTTAATAAACCTCGAGTACCCGAACAGTCTACAAATAGTTGGCCGTTAATATATTGTCCATCGGATAGGATTAAACTTTGTATTTCACCGGCTTGATCAAGAGAAACAGATTTCACCGTTCCATTGATGTGTTTAACATCATTATCAACGGCAAATGTTTTTAGCAAGGTCGCTAATAATGAGGCGTCAAAATGAAAAGCGTAAAACAGCCCTGCTAAAGGATAATAATCACTTGCGTTATGGTTTAAAGGTAAAGTGTGAGGGGGATTAAATTTATTACTATAAGCCGCTAAAGCAGTAGGCGAAAATGCATTCAAAGGAGGCAAATCAAGCTCTTCTCTGAATTGTAACCAAAGATCGGTGAAGGTTGAATCTTGGTAAGAACTACCTACTAAACCAAAAGCATGCATATAAGAAGCGTTGATTTGGTGCCAATCCTGGAAGTGGATACCATATTTAAAGGTAGCGTTGAGTTGTTTAACTAAATCTTGTTGCTCAATTTCTAGATAGGACAATAAATTGACTATCGGAGGAATGGTTGCTTCACCGACACCAACGGCAGGAATGTCCGAGCTTTCGATGAGCGAAATAGAA
The sequence above is a segment of the Paraglaciecola sp. L3A3 genome. Coding sequences within it:
- a CDS encoding tryptophan halogenase family protein, whose amino-acid sequence is MNKENIVIVGGGTAGWITASVLAKALPKESYSISLIESSDIPAVGVGEATIPPIVNLLSYLEIEQQDLVKQLNATFKYGIHFQDWHQINASYMHAFGLVGSSYQDSTFTDLWLQFREELDLPPLNAFSPTALAAYSNKFNPPHTLPLNHNASDYYPLAGLFYAFHFDASLLATLLKTFAVDNDVKHINGTVKSVSLDQAGEIQSLILSDGQYINGQLFVDCSGTRGLLNKHALKVPFISYKQYLPCDSAIAIQTQSDEVPVPYTRSTAMKNGWRWQIPLQNRRGNGYVYASEFSTYEQTLSELERALEKEKIITDAKEIKFDTGHLKQPWFKNSIAIGLSSGFFEPLESTSIHMIQKHAFALKDALLSPANKELIKDKFNKEYQQDAEEIRDFLLMHYCTTKRNDSEFWRYCQQMEIPHSLHNKLQQYDTTGQITLSNGCIFPYQSWLQVLTGQNVFPSNLSQKNKACSKEQALAFFQSVNQSIGAQVNILPSHAEYLQTLME